Proteins from one Aureimonas sp. SA4125 genomic window:
- a CDS encoding carbon-nitrogen hydrolase family protein: MTAPLLRVAALGVGAYQNSSEELLDEAERGIRRLCAEGAALILLPELFALPFYAADDPLRWGEAAEDLEGATCSWARRLAAETQTAIVFGMALADAAGARPANAVVLAAPGQTPMVVQRKIHLAPAAGEPFGETDHFAQGPAALHCFDYRGARFCPLVCYDRRYPECWRSAGRDGADMVLVLVGGPTADPPGLFEAELRTHARANALYALAACRFGNEEVTGRLQRHAGETVAFGPDGGELPADGRTVLLDIEPGRLAAARQHNPTHRTLRLNHQASERAFA, translated from the coding sequence ATGACGGCGCCTTTGTTGCGGGTCGCAGCACTTGGTGTCGGCGCTTATCAGAACAGTTCGGAGGAGCTTCTGGACGAGGCCGAGCGCGGCATCCGGAGGCTCTGCGCAGAGGGCGCGGCGCTCATCCTGCTGCCGGAGCTCTTCGCGCTGCCGTTCTACGCTGCCGACGATCCGCTTCGCTGGGGCGAAGCCGCCGAGGATCTCGAAGGGGCGACCTGCAGCTGGGCGCGCCGCCTGGCCGCGGAGACGCAAACCGCGATCGTCTTCGGCATGGCGCTGGCCGATGCGGCCGGCGCGCGACCGGCCAATGCGGTGGTTCTCGCCGCACCGGGCCAAACCCCGATGGTCGTGCAGCGAAAGATCCACCTCGCGCCCGCGGCAGGCGAGCCTTTCGGCGAGACCGATCACTTCGCGCAAGGGCCGGCGGCCCTGCACTGCTTCGACTATCGCGGCGCCCGCTTCTGCCCCTTGGTCTGCTACGACCGGCGCTATCCCGAATGCTGGCGATCGGCCGGCCGCGACGGCGCCGACATGGTGCTGGTGCTCGTCGGGGGGCCGACCGCCGACCCGCCCGGTCTCTTCGAAGCCGAGCTGCGCACCCATGCGCGCGCCAACGCGCTCTATGCCTTGGCCGCCTGCCGCTTCGGAAATGAAGAAGTCACGGGACGGCTTCAGCGCCATGCCGGCGAGACGGTCGCCTTCGGCCCGGATGGCGGGGAACTGCCCGCCGATGGGCGCACGGTCCTCCTCGACATCGAACCGGGGCGCCTTGCTGCAGCCCGCCAACACAACCCCACCCATCGAACACTCCGCCTGAACCACCAGGCATCAGAAAGGGCATTTGCATGA
- a CDS encoding amidohydrolase family protein, translating to MSDHITSARWVVTGIQDRHTPLIVDDGAVLSRDGEIVAVGSMEDMRRLSPGAAETAYPDHVMLPGFVNSHHHVGMTPLQLGSPDHALELWFASRIPGRKLDLYLDTLYSAFEMIASGVTTVAHIHGWMSGGYEAVHGAATKVLDAYRTIGMRASYSYALREQNRLVYEADEDFCARLPQPLAGHVAAYLKSQVLSFGEHMALFDQLTAENAGQALTRIQLAPANLHWVSDESLVEMNARSVRHGVPMHMHLLETAYQKEYARRRTGKTAVRHLYDLGVLSPRMTLGHGVWLNQEDIEIAADTGTCICHNCSSNFRLRSGVAPLNAFEKHGLNVGMGLDEAGINDDRDMLQELRLVLRAHRVPGMEDADVPSCPQVLRMATEGGANTTAFGREIGRLDPGRRMDAVLINWKTATYPFQDPDIPMLDAVMQRAKQNAVDAVIVNGAVIYQNGRFTHVDRDAILEEISRHYAQPRTAEETARRQMGQDVFPHVKAFYDGYLDGETRTPFYAPSSAR from the coding sequence ATGAGCGACCACATCACGAGCGCACGCTGGGTCGTCACCGGTATCCAAGACCGCCACACACCGCTGATCGTCGATGACGGCGCCGTTCTGTCGAGGGACGGCGAGATCGTTGCGGTCGGATCGATGGAAGACATGCGGCGCCTGTCGCCGGGTGCCGCCGAAACAGCCTATCCGGACCACGTCATGCTGCCGGGCTTCGTCAACTCTCACCACCATGTCGGCATGACGCCGCTGCAGCTCGGCTCCCCCGACCATGCGCTTGAGCTCTGGTTCGCCAGCCGTATTCCGGGTCGCAAGCTCGATCTCTATCTCGATACGCTCTACTCCGCTTTCGAGATGATCGCCTCGGGCGTCACGACGGTCGCCCATATCCATGGCTGGATGAGCGGCGGCTACGAGGCTGTCCATGGTGCGGCGACGAAGGTGCTGGACGCCTATCGCACGATCGGCATGCGCGCTTCCTACTCCTATGCCCTGCGTGAGCAGAACCGCCTCGTCTACGAGGCGGACGAGGATTTCTGCGCCCGCCTGCCGCAGCCGCTCGCCGGCCATGTCGCCGCCTATCTCAAGTCCCAGGTCCTGTCCTTCGGCGAGCACATGGCGCTCTTCGACCAGCTGACGGCGGAAAACGCAGGGCAGGCCCTGACCCGCATCCAGCTCGCGCCGGCCAATCTCCATTGGGTTAGCGACGAGAGCCTCGTGGAGATGAATGCCCGCTCGGTTCGCCACGGCGTGCCGATGCACATGCACCTGCTCGAGACGGCGTATCAGAAGGAGTATGCCCGGCGGCGCACGGGTAAGACGGCGGTCCGCCACCTCTACGATCTCGGGGTCCTGTCGCCGCGCATGACGCTTGGCCACGGCGTCTGGCTGAACCAGGAAGACATCGAAATCGCCGCCGATACCGGCACCTGCATCTGCCACAACTGTTCGTCGAATTTCCGCCTGCGCTCCGGCGTCGCGCCGCTGAACGCCTTCGAGAAGCATGGGCTGAACGTCGGCATGGGCCTCGATGAGGCCGGCATCAACGACGATCGCGACATGCTGCAGGAGCTGCGTCTCGTCCTGCGGGCCCATCGGGTGCCCGGCATGGAGGACGCGGACGTGCCGAGCTGCCCGCAGGTCCTGCGCATGGCGACGGAAGGCGGCGCCAACACCACGGCCTTCGGCCGCGAGATCGGCCGGCTCGATCCCGGTCGGCGCATGGACGCCGTTTTGATCAACTGGAAGACCGCCACCTACCCGTTCCAGGACCCCGACATCCCGATGCTGGACGCGGTGATGCAGCGGGCCAAACAGAACGCGGTGGACGCGGTCATCGTGAACGGGGCGGTGATCTATCAGAACGGCCGCTTCACCCATGTCGACCGCGACGCCATCCTGGAGGAGATCTCCCGTCATTACGCCCAGCCGCGAACGGCCGAAGAGACGGCGCGCCGGCAGATGGGCCAGGACGTCTTCCCGCACGTGAAGGCCTTCTACGACGGCTATCTCGATGGCGAGACGCGCACGCCCTTCTACGCGCCATCCTCGGCACGATGA